A genomic region of Dreissena polymorpha isolate Duluth1 chromosome 4, UMN_Dpol_1.0, whole genome shotgun sequence contains the following coding sequences:
- the LOC127877647 gene encoding uncharacterized protein LOC127877647: MDELENNEINLLFSNIFDFDDFFNEMNEQDDDSASKSQEITSAAPTAGAATSAPHPLVTASTQEEKEQNPTSTPTRNFRSVSVDSFLLENENLNTKKKTDNDIRLFKTFLKSHKNEARNIENIPPHELNPLVCEFLLGVTKKDGSEYEPTSLRAFLSSIDRHLRHMNYKHSLINDPQFAKVREVLKSKQKALKKEGYGNKPHQAQALTNEHIEAMYAAKTLGESSPRALLHSLWLICTTHFGMRTGKEIHTLCWGDVSLGIDFETGEEFITFDTERQTKTRTGENPRDIRKVKPLAYAVPEQPDRDPVHLYKLYADKRPVDMMTEDSPFFLTPGNKTQQCWFRKSAMGINKLYSIMTEMKTDAGIQEPRITPYSARKHLIQKLNDENVPAHQIIQISGHRNINSLNNYSSLNKEQSKNISKILSHSNQSVEKHNRTATATASATPASSDFPMARGFFVNSHFQGNVTFNFHNSESYMGLSQTQNVVNHQRQSPSRTPAVTADSPVQRHYKRIRLIAESDSD, encoded by the exons atggatgaattggaaaacaatgaaataaatcttcttttctcaaatatctttgactttgatgacttttttaatgaaatgaatgaacaagatgatgacagcgcttcaaaatcacaagaaataacatcagcagcaccaacagcaggagcagcaacatcagccccacatccactggtaacagcatcaacacaggaagaaaaagaacaaaacccaacatcaacaccaacaaggaatttcagatctgtaagtgtggatagctttctgcttgaaaacgaaaatttaaatacaaaaaagaaaaccgacaatgacatcagacttttcaaaactttcctaaaaagtcacaaaaatgaggcaagaaatattgaaaatatacctcctcatgaattgaaccctctggtctgcgagtttttgttgggtgtgactaaaaaagatggatcagagtatgaacccacatctttgagggcatttttaagctcaatcgacaggcatttaaggcacatgaactacaagcactctttgataaatgaccctcaatttgccaaagtgagggaagtattaaaaagtaaacaaaaagctctgaaaaaagaaggttatggaaataaaccgcatcaagcccaggcattaacaaatgaacatattgaagctatgtacgcagctaaaactctgggagaatcaagcccaagagctctattacactcactgtggcttatatgtacaacccattttgggatgagaaccggcaaggaaattcacaccctatgctggggtgatgtcagccttggaatcgattttgaaactggtgaagaattcatcaccttcgacactgagcgtcagacaaaaacccgtactggtgaaaatcctagggatataag gaaagtcaagccactggcatatgcagttcccgaacaacctgacagagatccggtgcatctctacaagctatatgccgacaaacgccctgttgacatgatgacagaagacagccccttcttcttaactcctggcaacaagacacagcaatgctggttcaggaagtctgccatgggaataaacaagctatacagcataatgaccgagatgaaaacagatgctggtattcaagagccaagaatcaccccatacag tgcaagaaagcacttgattcagaagctgaatgacgagaatgttcctgctcatcaaataatacagatttcagggcacagaaatattaacagcttaaataattacagcagtttgaacaaggaacagtcaaaaaatatttcaaaaatactttctcattcaaaccagtcagttgaaaagcacaaccgcacagccactgccactgcgtcagccacacctgcatcaagtgattttccgatggcccgaggattttttgtcaactcacatttccagggcaatgtaacatttaattttcacaactctgaatcttacatgggcctttcccagacacagaacgtagtcaatcaccagaggcaatctccatcccgtacaccggcggtaaccgcagattcccctgtacagcgacactacaagcgaatccgtcttattgcagagagtgacagtgattga
- the LOC127877648 gene encoding uncharacterized protein LOC127877648, whose protein sequence is MDELENNEINLLFSNIFDFDDFFNEMNEQDDDSASKSQEITSAAPTAGAATSAPHPLVTASTQEEKEQNPTSTPTRNFRSVSVDSFLLENENLNTKKKTDNDIRLFKTFLKSHKNEARNIENIPPHELNPLVCEFLLGVTKKDGSEYEPTSLRAFLSSIDRHLRHMNYKHSLINDPQFAKVREVLKSKQKALKKEGYGNKPHQAQALTNEHIEAMYAAKTLGESSPRAQLHSLWLICTTHFGMRTGKEIHTLCWGDVSLGIDFETGEEFITFDTERQTKTRTGENPRDIRKVKPLAYAVPEQPDRDPVHLYKLYADKRPVDMMTEDSPFFLTPGNKTQQCWFRKSAMGINKLYSIMTEMKTDAGIQEPRITPYSARKHLIQKLNDENVPAHQIIQISGHRNINSLNNYSSLNKEQSKNISKILSHSNQSVEKHNRTATATASATPASSDFPMARGFFVNSHFQGNVTFNFHNSESYMGLSQTQNVVNHQRQSPSRTPAVTADSPVQRHYKRIRLIAESDSD, encoded by the exons atggatgaattggaaaacaatgaaataaatcttcttttctcaaatatctttgactttgatgacttttttaatgaaatgaatgaacaagatgatgacagcgcttcaaaatcacaagaaataacatcagcagcaccaacagcaggagcagcaacatcagccccacatccactggtaacagcatcaacacaggaagaaaaagaacaaaacccaacatcaacaccaacaaggaatttcagatctgtaagtgtggatagctttctgcttgaaaacgaaaatttaaatacaaaaaagaaaaccgacaatgacatcagacttttcaaaactttcctaaaaagtcacaaaaatgaggcaagaaatattgaaaatatacctcctcatgaattgaaccctctggtctgcgagtttttgttgggtgtgactaaaaaagatggatcagagtatgaacccacatctttgagggcatttttaagctcaatcgacaggcatttaaggcacatgaactacaagcactctttgataaatgaccctcaatttgccaaagtgagggaagtattaaaaagtaaacaaaaagctctgaaaaaagaaggttatggaaataaaccgcatcaagcccaggcattaacaaatgaacatattgaagctatgtacgcagctaaaactctgggagaatcaagcccaagagctcaattacactcactgtggcttatatgtacaacccattttgggatgagaaccggcaaggaaattcacaccctatgctggggtgatgtcagccttggaatcgattttgaaactggtgaagaattcatcaccttcgacactgagcgtcagacaaaaacccgtactggtgaaaatcctagggatataag gaaagtcaagccactggcatatgcagttcccgaacaacctgacagagatccggtgcatctctacaagctatatgccgacaaacgccctgttgacatgatgacagaagacagccccttcttcttaactcctggcaacaagacacagcaatgctggttcaggaagtctgccatgggaataaacaagctatacagcataatgaccgagatgaaaacagatgctggtattcaagagccaagaatcaccccatacag tgcaagaaagcacttgattcagaagctgaatgacgagaatgttcctgctcatcaaataatacagatttcagggcacagaaatattaacagcttaaataattacagcagtttgaacaaggaacagtcaaaaaatatttcaaaaatactttctcattcaaaccagtcagttgaaaagcacaaccgcacagccactgccactgcgtcagccacacctgcatcaagtgattttccgatggcccgaggattttttgtcaactcacatttccagggcaatgtaacatttaattttcacaactctgaatcttacatgggcctttcccagacacagaacgtagtcaatcaccagaggcaatctccatcccgtacaccggcggtaaccgcagattcccctgtacagcgacactacaagcgaatccgtcttattgcagagagtgacagtgattga